From a single Dermacentor albipictus isolate Rhodes 1998 colony unplaced genomic scaffold, USDA_Dalb.pri_finalv2 scaffold_67, whole genome shotgun sequence genomic region:
- the LOC139053073 gene encoding uncharacterized protein — protein MSNTSLNEKKSRQQHTVFSGSESFIATSQASQQVLVSPYEQWSSAAMDSLAANAPCLPQQSFSSSNARPGQLSASNMGSLDFKLSEPSPAAQTLKQMAEQHQQHKQGHDKHSIGLGVPRPNFSPGDGFDVSLAASRNAIFSTTDNSLNPSKVMQTSNMFRNVGFGNQALTTTIQSNFRADSAVRAANSLSGVAFGKPNGAQSPYVVSSNPLDAARCQALSQMPLQLQEQQMCSPKGVQYANSSTDEKTVFVNNFKASLAQFNDAKSAPSPPLVKSPSQFPKQISSPMASQTCRLIGPSDHSTIQANAMQQQQEMKDKKDISPLNISSNPSYADALAFSSGNVRGMNRSSIAPAAHFQASLLETTYSNLHLHHSTPLPTPFRVSCHVSKNNADTKPDPG, from the coding sequence ATGAGCAACACTTctttaaatgaaaagaaaagcaggCAGCAACACACAGTATTTAGTGGCAGCGAGTCTTTCATAGCTACAAGTCAAGCATCGCAGCAGGTGCTAGTATCACCGTATGAGCAATGGTCTTCAGCTGCAATGGACAGCCTTGCTGCAAATGCTCCATGTTTGCCTCAGCAGAGCTTCTCCTCAAGCAATGCACGTCCTGGCCAGTTGTCAGCGTCAAATATGGGCAGCCTGGACTTCAAGCTTTCGGAACCAAGCCCTGCAGCACAGACATTAAAACAAATGGCagagcagcaccagcagcacaaGCAAGGTCATGACAAGCACTCAATTGGCCTGGGTGTACCTCGACCAAACTTTTCCCCCGGTGACGGTTTTGATGTTTCCCTAGCAGCATCACGCAATGCAATCTTTAGCACTACAGATAACTCTCTTAACCCTTCCAAGGTGATGCAGACATCAAACATGTTTCGCAATGTGGGCTTTGGAAACCAAGCCTTGACGACAACGATTCAGTCAAATTTTCGAGCTGACAGTGCAGTGAGGGCTGCGAATTCCTTGTCAGGTGTTGCTTTTGGCAAACCTAATGGTGCTCAAAGCCCCTATGTGGTATCTAGTAATCCTCTTGATGCAGCCAGATGCCAAGCTCTCTCTCAAATGCCACTGCAACTGCAAGAACAGCAGATGTGTTCACCTAAAGGAGTGCAGTATGCCAATAGCAGCACTGACGAGAAGACGGTTTTCGTGAACAACTTTAAAGCAAGCTTGGCGCAGTTCAATGACGCCAAAAGTGCACCATCACCTCCCCTCGTCAAGAGCCCATCGCAGTTTCCGAAACAAATATCATCTCCCATGGCTTCACAAACATGCAGGTTGATCGGCCCATCTGACCACAGCACTATTCAGGCAAATGcaatgcagcagcagcaagaaatGAAGGACAAAAAAGACATCTCACCACTGAATATATCATCAAATCCATCATATGCAGATGCACTAGCATTTTCAAGCGGGAACGTGAGAGGCATGAACCGGAGCAGTATCGCACCTGCAGCTCATTTCCAAGCAAGCCTTCTCGAGACCACTTACAGTAATTTGCATTTACATCACTCTACACCCTTACCCACCCCCTTTCGCGTCAGCTGTCACGTGAGCAAAAATAATGCAGACACTAAACCGGACCCAGGATGA